A portion of the Sphingobacterium spiritivorum genome contains these proteins:
- a CDS encoding stage 0 sporulation family protein → MTSGCNKLDVYDWLSNMDMPSNYKAFDVVEVRFKGSRKDFFINTDNHYLEMGEMVVVEPSTGGYDIGHVSLTGELVRLQLKKNNVSVDAVTKKIYRKANEADVKKFEAAKDLEWETMHKARKLALDLGLSMKISDVDYQGDKTKATFYYTAEGRVDFRELIKKMAESFRIRIEMRQIGMRQEASRLGGIGSCGRELCCSTWLTDFKTVSTSAARYQNLSLNTLKLAGQCGKLKCCLNYELDSYMDALKDIPNNVDRIETIIGTAYLQKTDIFKKTMWYAYPKAENWIPLSVDKVKEFIEMNREGRKPEELVNPNIQEEVEKPVVYDYENVVGQDSLTRLDERRKKKSKSKNRNKNKQTVQKAEGVAEDKKPVNKQNNKPQQPKVQQAKKEDNTESKSAKEPQNTDAPKPKKRFNNRNRNKGRNNNSGSQPAE, encoded by the coding sequence ATGACCAGCGGATGTAATAAATTAGATGTATATGACTGGCTTTCCAATATGGATATGCCATCTAACTATAAAGCCTTCGATGTGGTCGAAGTGCGTTTTAAAGGATCTCGGAAAGATTTTTTTATCAATACGGACAATCATTACCTGGAAATGGGAGAAATGGTCGTCGTAGAACCTTCTACAGGTGGCTATGATATTGGTCATGTATCCCTAACCGGTGAACTGGTCAGACTGCAGTTGAAAAAAAATAATGTTTCTGTAGACGCTGTTACAAAAAAGATCTACAGAAAAGCAAACGAGGCGGACGTAAAGAAATTTGAAGCAGCGAAGGATCTGGAATGGGAAACCATGCACAAAGCGAGAAAACTGGCTTTGGATCTGGGACTTTCGATGAAGATATCTGATGTTGATTATCAGGGAGACAAGACCAAAGCAACCTTCTACTATACAGCTGAGGGCCGTGTAGATTTTCGGGAGCTCATCAAAAAAATGGCGGAATCCTTTAGGATACGTATAGAGATGAGACAGATCGGTATGCGTCAGGAAGCAAGTCGTCTGGGTGGAATCGGATCCTGTGGCCGGGAACTTTGTTGTTCCACGTGGCTTACAGACTTCAAAACCGTATCTACTTCAGCTGCGCGCTATCAAAATCTTTCGCTTAATACGCTTAAATTAGCGGGACAATGTGGCAAACTGAAGTGTTGTCTCAACTATGAGCTGGACAGCTATATGGATGCATTAAAGGATATCCCGAATAATGTAGACCGTATCGAAACAATTATAGGTACCGCATATCTTCAAAAAACAGATATTTTCAAAAAGACAATGTGGTATGCTTATCCGAAAGCGGAAAACTGGATACCTCTGTCTGTAGATAAGGTAAAAGAATTCATCGAAATGAATCGTGAAGGAAGAAAACCGGAAGAACTGGTTAATCCTAACATTCAGGAAGAAGTAGAAAAACCTGTTGTCTACGATTATGAAAATGTAGTAGGTCAGGATAGTCTGACACGTCTGGATGAACGCAGAAAGAAAAAATCCAAAAGCAAAAACCGTAATAAAAACAAACAAACGGTACAGAAAGCAGAAGGAGTAGCTGAAGACAAAAAACCTGTAAATAAACAGAATAATAAGCCCCAGCAACCGAAAGTTCAACAAGCGAAAAAGGAAGATAATACGGAATCCAAATCAGCGAAAGAGCCTCAAAATACTGATGCTCCAAAACCAAAAAAGAGATTCAATAACAGAAACCGTAATAAAGGAAGAAATAATAATAGTGGTTCTCAGCCTGCTGAATAG
- a CDS encoding gliding motility lipoprotein GldH produces MKRLLYAFIVLNILVLAGCDANTVVDENIIITDKSWPYNVIPKIKAHITDKDAKYDVYLNLRHNGDYRYSNIFVRIHETNPKGISKRERRELKLAELDGRWTGSSAGSLYAHQALIHENYSFPDTGVYIFAIEQNMRENPLKDINDVGIKIVKR; encoded by the coding sequence ATGAAAAGATTACTTTACGCTTTTATTGTTTTAAATATACTGGTATTGGCCGGATGTGATGCCAATACTGTAGTAGATGAGAATATCATCATTACAGACAAAAGCTGGCCGTATAATGTTATTCCAAAAATAAAAGCGCATATTACGGACAAAGATGCTAAGTATGATGTATACCTTAATCTGCGTCACAACGGAGATTACAGATACTCTAATATCTTTGTTCGTATACATGAAACAAATCCTAAAGGTATCAGTAAAAGAGAAAGAAGAGAGCTTAAACTGGCAGAATTAGATGGCAGATGGACGGGGAGCAGTGCGGGTAGCTTATATGCACATCAGGCGTTGATACATGAAAATTACAGTTTTCCTGATACAGGTGTTTACATTTTTGCTATAGAACAAAATATGCGCGAAAACCCACTGAAAGACATCAATGATGTGGGAATAAAAATTGTAAAGAGATAA
- the lpxK gene encoding tetraacyldisaccharide 4'-kinase — translation MLLLRWFLFPITIIYTSIIWLRNRLYDYQLLKSKTYDIPLIVIGNLAIGGTGKSPMTEFLIRLLKDKIKLATLSRGYGRKTKGFRFVSTQSTSAEAGDEPLQFKRKFPEITVAVCEDRCYGVEQLKDQHELIILDDAFQHRKLKPTYSILLFEYTSLLAPAILLPTGNFRDMMMESHRANIIIVTKTPEEATEEDKRKIIKKISRHNSTASIYFSKIKYDKWMDKNGSGCYTNLKETDVLLITGIANPNPLINHLQPNVNRLIHMSYSDHHAFSETDISKIEEMYKAITGSNKLILTTEKDFQRLYGTRLHHFPFYYIPIQIAFDTADYANIERSISDHLGI, via the coding sequence ATGCTATTGTTAAGATGGTTTCTATTTCCAATTACCATTATCTACACCAGCATTATATGGCTTAGAAATCGTCTGTACGATTATCAGCTGCTAAAAAGTAAAACCTACGATATTCCCCTCATTGTAATAGGAAATCTGGCCATAGGCGGGACAGGTAAAAGCCCGATGACCGAGTTCCTGATCCGTCTTTTGAAAGACAAAATTAAACTGGCTACGCTCAGCAGAGGATACGGCCGTAAGACAAAAGGGTTTAGATTTGTGTCTACTCAGTCTACATCTGCAGAGGCCGGAGATGAACCTTTGCAATTCAAACGCAAGTTTCCGGAAATAACCGTAGCTGTTTGCGAAGACCGCTGTTATGGTGTAGAACAATTAAAAGATCAACATGAGCTGATTATTCTGGATGATGCATTTCAACACAGAAAATTAAAACCTACCTATTCCATTCTACTTTTTGAATATACTTCTCTTCTGGCACCCGCTATTTTACTTCCTACCGGAAATTTCCGCGATATGATGATGGAAAGCCACAGAGCCAATATCATTATCGTAACCAAAACCCCGGAAGAAGCAACAGAAGAAGATAAAAGGAAAATTATTAAGAAGATTTCCCGTCACAATTCCACTGCTTCCATATATTTCAGTAAAATCAAATATGATAAATGGATGGATAAGAATGGTTCAGGCTGCTATACCAATTTAAAAGAAACAGATGTTCTACTTATAACAGGTATAGCAAATCCAAATCCGCTGATCAATCATTTACAACCCAATGTAAACAGATTGATTCATATGTCCTATTCCGACCATCATGCTTTTTCAGAGACAGATATCAGTAAGATAGAAGAAATGTATAAAGCTATTACCGGATCAAATAAACTTATTCTGACTACAGAAAAAGATTTCCAGCGTTTGTATGGAACACGTCTGCATCATTTCCCGTTTTACTACATTCCTATTCAGATAGCATTTGATACAGCAGATTACGCAAACATAGAAAGAAGTATTTCGGATCATTTAGGAATCTGA
- a CDS encoding segregation and condensation protein A codes for MNASEGYEIKLEQFEGPFDLLLFFIERDELNIHDIAISKITDDFLDYIQKMQALNIELASEFIFVASTLMRIKAKMLLPRPDLDENENEIDLKKELVQKLILYKQFKNICEDLKGLEENRFRYHLRGNIGYDLKNTNRPVQEGEELSSFDLYKLMMVYERMMYHYSNRVQEVKHTVVKYPYTIEQQKRVIKELIEMNEKLDFNSIRKSSENKVHFVYNFLAILEMLQQRLLEIEVGLGYNNFWVEKRDPNVPDPVVLELEEN; via the coding sequence ATGAATGCAAGTGAGGGTTACGAAATTAAGTTAGAACAATTTGAAGGTCCGTTTGATCTGCTTTTGTTTTTTATAGAACGTGATGAATTGAATATCCATGATATAGCGATCTCTAAAATAACAGATGATTTTCTGGATTACATCCAGAAGATGCAGGCTTTGAATATAGAACTGGCCAGTGAGTTTATATTTGTAGCTTCTACCCTCATGCGTATCAAAGCAAAAATGCTTTTGCCACGTCCTGATCTGGATGAAAATGAAAATGAAATAGATCTTAAAAAGGAACTGGTACAGAAACTGATACTCTACAAACAGTTCAAAAATATTTGTGAAGATCTGAAAGGACTTGAAGAAAACCGTTTCAGGTATCATTTAAGAGGAAATATCGGTTATGATCTGAAGAACACTAACCGCCCTGTACAGGAAGGAGAAGAATTGTCTTCATTTGATCTTTACAAACTTATGATGGTATATGAACGTATGATGTACCATTATTCAAATCGTGTCCAGGAAGTCAAACATACTGTTGTAAAATATCCATATACCATAGAACAACAGAAGAGAGTCATTAAGGAGTTGATAGAAATGAATGAGAAACTGGATTTTAACAGTATCCGAAAGAGTTCAGAAAATAAAGTTCATTTCGTCTATAATTTTTTAGCCATTTTAGAAATGCTGCAGCAACGCTTATTAGAAATTGAGGTAGGATTGGGCTATAATAATTTTTGGGTTGAAAAACGTGATCCCAATGTACCGGATCCAGTAGTATTAGAACTGGAAGAAAACTAA
- the dnaA gene encoding chromosomal replication initiator protein DnaA, which translates to MEKTYTSVWNSCLQIIKDNIPAQSFKTWFEPVKAVKLDENVLTIQVPSLFFYEWLEEHYVGILRKTVKKFLGEQGRLEYNIVVEKSSTNIPYTTNIPSNGNGAEGKRQSIPVPVNLNKNIKNPFVIPGLKKLQVDPQLNQHYTFDNFIEGECNRLARSAGFAVANKPGGTSFNPLMLYGDVGLGKTHLSQAIGNEIKRNLPDKLVIYVSCEKFCQQFVDSLKNNTINDFVNFYQAMDVIIMDDVHNFAGKEKTQDIFFHIFNHLHQSGKQIILTSDKAPKDLAGLEERLLSRFKWGLSADIQVPDLETRMAILKKKMYSDGIELPENVVEYVAHQIDNSVRELEGAMVSLLAQSTLNKKEIDLNLAKSMLKNFVKNTSKEISMEYIQKLVCEYFEVPVEMVKSKVRKREIVQARQISMYLAKNHTKSSLKSIGNFFGGRDHSTVIYACQTVEDLIETDKKFKTYVQDILKKLKAS; encoded by the coding sequence ATGGAAAAAACGTACACAAGTGTTTGGAATAGTTGTCTTCAGATTATCAAAGACAATATACCTGCGCAAAGTTTCAAGACTTGGTTTGAACCGGTGAAAGCGGTGAAACTTGATGAGAACGTTTTAACTATTCAGGTGCCGAGCTTATTTTTTTACGAGTGGCTTGAGGAACATTATGTAGGTATCTTACGTAAAACGGTCAAAAAATTTTTGGGAGAACAGGGAAGGTTGGAATATAATATTGTGGTGGAGAAATCTTCAACCAATATACCATATACAACCAATATTCCGTCAAATGGAAACGGTGCAGAAGGGAAGCGTCAATCGATCCCGGTTCCGGTCAATTTGAATAAGAATATTAAGAATCCTTTTGTTATTCCGGGATTAAAGAAGTTACAGGTAGATCCGCAGTTGAATCAGCATTATACTTTTGATAATTTTATCGAAGGTGAATGTAACAGACTGGCAAGATCTGCAGGATTTGCGGTAGCAAATAAGCCCGGAGGAACCTCTTTTAACCCTTTGATGTTATACGGAGATGTAGGGTTAGGTAAAACCCATTTATCCCAGGCCATTGGAAATGAGATCAAGCGTAATCTGCCGGATAAGTTGGTTATCTATGTATCCTGTGAAAAATTCTGTCAACAGTTTGTAGATTCATTAAAGAACAATACAATCAATGACTTTGTGAATTTTTATCAGGCAATGGATGTCATCATCATGGATGATGTACACAATTTTGCCGGTAAGGAAAAAACCCAGGACATTTTCTTCCACATCTTTAATCATCTTCATCAGTCAGGTAAACAGATTATTCTGACCTCTGATAAGGCTCCTAAAGATCTGGCAGGACTGGAAGAACGATTATTAAGTCGTTTTAAATGGGGTTTATCTGCGGATATACAGGTTCCTGATCTGGAGACAAGGATGGCTATCCTGAAGAAAAAAATGTATTCTGACGGTATTGAATTGCCGGAGAATGTTGTAGAGTATGTGGCGCATCAGATTGATAACAGTGTCCGTGAATTAGAAGGTGCTATGGTTTCATTATTGGCGCAATCTACCCTTAACAAAAAGGAGATTGACCTGAACCTGGCTAAATCTATGCTGAAAAACTTTGTGAAGAATACCAGTAAGGAAATTTCAATGGAATACATACAGAAATTGGTATGTGAGTACTTTGAAGTTCCGGTAGAAATGGTAAAATCAAAAGTTAGGAAACGTGAAATCGTACAGGCACGTCAGATCTCTATGTATCTTGCAAAGAATCATACTAAATCTTCTTTGAAGTCTATCGGTAACTTCTTTGGTGGACGGGATCACTCTACAGTGATATATGCCTGCCAGACAGTAGAAGATCTGATAGAAACAGACAAGAAGTTTAAAACGTATGTACAGGATATCCTGAAAAAGTTAAAAGCATCTTAA
- the dxs gene encoding 1-deoxy-D-xylulose-5-phosphate synthase: MQVEAGELLQKINFPSDLKKLKEEDLLQVCKELRQYIIDIVSVNGGHFAASLGVVELTVALHYVLNTPYDQLIWDVGHQAYGHKILTGRRDVFDTNRILNGISGFPNRNESEYDTFGVGHSSTSISAALGMAVASHYKGEDDRQHVAVIGDGALTAGLAFEALNHAGIEKSNLLVILNDNCMSIDPNVGAMKEYLTSITTSKRYNRFRDDLAAVLSKISEVGPDALGIAKKLERGIKGSLLKNANLFESLNFRYFGPVDGHDVKKLAKTLEDLKHIPGPKLLHCVTVKGKGYALAEKDQTLWHAPGLFDKITGEIKKSVSDKPVAPKYQDVFGHTLVELAENNKKIMGITPAMPSGSSMNIMMKAMPTRAFDVGIAEQHAVTFSAGLATQGLLPFCNIYSSFMQRAYDQVIHDVALQNLNVVFCLDRAGVAGADGPTHHGAYDLAYMRCIPNMTVSAPMNEEELRNLMYTAQLENKGPFVIRYPRGAGVMPDWKRPFKEIEIGKGRKVSDGEEVAILSIGSIGNEAVKAIRVLNEEGIYPAHYDLRFVKPLDKELLHEVFRKYKKVITVEDGCLQGGMGSAVLEFMVDNGYQSHVVRLGIPDEIVEHGEQKELWNLCHYDAEAIAEQCRKLSTIRKTDSLVG, encoded by the coding sequence ATGCAGGTAGAGGCTGGAGAACTATTGCAAAAAATAAATTTTCCTTCAGATCTTAAGAAATTAAAGGAAGAAGATTTATTGCAGGTATGTAAAGAGCTTAGACAATATATAATTGATATTGTCTCCGTTAACGGAGGGCATTTTGCAGCAAGTTTAGGGGTAGTAGAATTAACCGTTGCCCTTCATTACGTGTTAAATACACCTTATGATCAATTGATCTGGGATGTAGGTCATCAGGCCTATGGTCACAAGATACTGACGGGGAGAAGGGACGTCTTTGATACAAACCGGATATTAAATGGTATTTCGGGTTTTCCAAACAGAAATGAAAGTGAGTATGATACTTTTGGTGTAGGTCACTCATCTACCTCTATATCGGCAGCTCTTGGGATGGCTGTAGCTTCTCATTATAAAGGAGAAGATGACAGACAACATGTAGCTGTAATAGGAGATGGAGCCCTGACTGCCGGATTGGCGTTTGAAGCTTTGAATCATGCCGGTATAGAAAAATCCAATCTGCTGGTTATTCTAAATGATAATTGCATGTCAATCGATCCGAATGTTGGAGCGATGAAGGAATATCTGACCAGTATAACAACGTCTAAGCGTTACAACAGATTCAGAGATGATCTGGCTGCTGTGCTTTCTAAAATATCAGAAGTAGGACCGGATGCGCTTGGAATAGCCAAAAAGCTTGAACGAGGAATCAAAGGTTCACTGCTAAAGAATGCAAATCTTTTCGAATCTTTAAATTTCAGATATTTCGGGCCTGTAGATGGACATGATGTCAAGAAACTAGCCAAAACGCTGGAAGATCTTAAACATATTCCAGGACCGAAGCTCCTGCATTGCGTTACAGTAAAAGGTAAAGGATATGCTTTAGCCGAGAAAGATCAGACACTGTGGCATGCACCGGGTCTTTTCGACAAAATCACAGGAGAGATTAAAAAATCTGTTTCTGACAAACCTGTTGCACCTAAGTATCAGGATGTATTCGGACATACCTTAGTGGAACTGGCTGAGAATAATAAGAAGATAATGGGAATTACTCCCGCTATGCCGTCAGGATCTTCTATGAATATTATGATGAAAGCTATGCCTACCCGTGCCTTTGACGTGGGAATAGCTGAACAGCATGCTGTTACATTCAGTGCTGGACTGGCTACACAGGGATTACTTCCTTTTTGTAATATCTACTCTTCCTTTATGCAACGGGCTTATGATCAGGTTATTCATGATGTAGCCTTACAAAATCTGAATGTGGTATTCTGTCTGGACCGAGCAGGTGTTGCCGGGGCAGATGGTCCTACACATCACGGCGCATACGATCTTGCCTATATGCGTTGTATACCAAATATGACTGTGTCTGCTCCTATGAATGAGGAAGAACTTCGTAATCTGATGTATACTGCGCAATTGGAGAATAAAGGACCATTTGTGATCCGTTATCCACGCGGAGCAGGGGTAATGCCGGATTGGAAAAGACCATTTAAAGAAATAGAAATAGGAAAAGGCCGTAAAGTATCGGACGGAGAAGAGGTTGCTATATTAAGCATTGGCAGTATAGGTAATGAAGCTGTAAAAGCAATTCGTGTATTAAATGAAGAGGGTATTTATCCGGCACATTACGATTTGCGATTTGTCAAACCTTTGGATAAAGAATTGTTACATGAAGTCTTCCGTAAGTATAAAAAAGTGATCACCGTAGAAGATGGTTGTTTACAGGGAGGAATGGGTTCGGCAGTACTCGAATTTATGGTCGATAATGGTTACCAATCTCATGTTGTTCGTCTTGGTATTCCGGATGAAATTGTAGAGCATGGAGAGCAAAAAGAGCTTTGGAATTTGTGTCATTATGATGCAGAGGCTATTGCTGAGCAATGCAGAAAATTATCCACTATCCGTAAAACAGATTCTCTAGTTGGATAG
- the nadA gene encoding quinolinate synthase NadA: MNITYDRDLEAKGYIDVAIDPTIDLVEEINRLKKEKNAVILAHYYQESEIQDIADYIGDSLGLSQQAARTDADVIVFAGVHFMAETAKILSPSKKVLLPDLKAGCSLSDSCPPHLFAKFKEKYPDHLVITYVNCTAELKALSDIVCTSSNAVQIVESLPLDQKIIFGPDRNLGAYVKKKTGRDLVLWNGACMVHEIFSQDKIDALRNEYPDAKFIAHPECEDHILAGADYVGSTSGMLKFTMNDPSQVYIVATESGIIHQMQKASPEKTFIPAPPNNACACNDCPHMKLNTLEKLYNCLKFESPEITLPEDVIIRAQKPIERMLEISERLGL, from the coding sequence ATGAATATTACTTATGACAGAGATCTGGAAGCAAAAGGATACATAGATGTAGCTATTGATCCTACAATTGATCTCGTAGAAGAAATTAATCGCCTCAAGAAGGAAAAGAATGCTGTTATTCTCGCTCATTATTACCAAGAGTCTGAAATTCAGGATATTGCGGATTATATAGGCGATAGTTTGGGACTTTCCCAACAGGCTGCCAGGACAGATGCAGATGTGATTGTGTTTGCTGGGGTGCATTTTATGGCTGAAACAGCAAAGATATTATCCCCATCAAAAAAGGTATTATTACCTGATCTGAAGGCAGGATGCTCACTATCAGATAGTTGCCCTCCTCATTTATTTGCGAAATTTAAAGAAAAATATCCTGATCATCTGGTCATAACTTATGTAAACTGTACAGCTGAGTTAAAAGCATTATCAGATATTGTATGTACTTCCAGTAATGCGGTACAGATCGTAGAAAGCCTTCCGTTGGATCAGAAAATAATTTTTGGTCCGGATCGCAATCTCGGAGCTTATGTAAAAAAGAAGACGGGTAGAGATCTGGTCTTGTGGAATGGTGCATGTATGGTACATGAGATTTTTTCGCAGGATAAAATAGATGCTTTACGCAACGAATACCCGGATGCAAAGTTTATAGCACATCCGGAGTGCGAGGATCATATTCTGGCTGGTGCTGATTATGTAGGATCCACTTCAGGTATGCTTAAGTTTACCATGAATGATCCCTCACAGGTTTACATTGTAGCCACTGAATCCGGTATTATTCATCAAATGCAAAAGGCGAGTCCGGAAAAGACATTCATTCCGGCACCTCCGAATAATGCATGTGCATGTAATGATTGCCCGCATATGAAGCTTAATACTTTAGAAAAACTTTACAATTGTCTCAAGTTCGAATCTCCTGAAATTACACTTCCTGAAGATGTAATTATACGCGCTCAAAAGCCAATTGAACGTATGTTGGAGATTTCAGAAAGATTAGGATTGTAA
- the thiL gene encoding thiamine-phosphate kinase, producing the protein MFENTERTNLDQMGEFGLIEHLTKHVELTEKSTVKGIGDDAAVLDFSNKKTLISTDLLLEGIHFDLRYVPLKHLGYKAVQVNLSDIYAMNGIASQITFSIGLSSKFPLEAVEEIYEGALIACKKFNVDLVGGDTSASAQGLIISVTSIGYADEDSITYRSGAQEGDLLCVSGDLGAAYVGLQILEREKQVFLDNPNIQPDLEGKDYIIERQLKPEARKDIVQLLDSLDIKPNAMIDVSDGLASEIIHICKQSDKGCKLYEDKIPLDQMTYDTAREFGLDPTVCALNGGEDYELLFTVPQSAYDKLRNLPDITVIGYITEPNAGYEMISKSGNVYPLTAQGWNAFKK; encoded by the coding sequence ATGTTTGAAAATACAGAAAGAACAAATCTGGATCAGATGGGTGAATTTGGTTTGATTGAACACCTGACCAAACATGTGGAACTGACTGAAAAGTCTACGGTCAAAGGTATAGGAGATGATGCTGCTGTATTAGATTTTTCAAATAAGAAAACGCTTATTTCTACTGATCTGCTGTTGGAAGGAATTCATTTTGATTTGCGCTATGTTCCACTTAAACATCTGGGTTATAAAGCTGTACAGGTAAATTTAAGTGACATATATGCTATGAATGGTATAGCCTCTCAGATTACCTTTTCAATAGGATTATCCTCAAAATTTCCTTTAGAAGCAGTTGAAGAAATCTATGAAGGAGCATTGATTGCCTGTAAGAAATTCAACGTAGATCTGGTAGGTGGAGATACTTCAGCCTCTGCCCAGGGATTAATTATATCTGTAACCAGTATAGGATATGCAGATGAAGACAGCATAACTTATCGCTCAGGTGCTCAGGAAGGTGATCTTCTGTGTGTCTCCGGAGATCTTGGAGCTGCTTATGTAGGATTACAGATTTTGGAGCGTGAAAAGCAGGTATTTTTAGATAATCCCAATATTCAGCCGGATCTGGAAGGAAAAGATTATATCATCGAGCGCCAGTTGAAACCGGAGGCCCGTAAAGACATTGTTCAACTATTGGATAGTCTGGATATCAAACCAAATGCTATGATAGATGTATCAGATGGTCTGGCTTCGGAGATCATTCATATTTGTAAACAGTCTGATAAAGGATGTAAATTATATGAAGATAAAATTCCGTTGGATCAGATGACATATGATACTGCCCGTGAATTTGGTTTGGATCCTACAGTTTGTGCATTAAACGGAGGAGAAGATTATGAATTGTTGTTTACAGTTCCACAGTCAGCATATGATAAACTTAGAAATCTTCCTGATATAACAGTTATCGGATATATTACCGAGCCAAATGCTGGATATGAAATGATTTCCAAATCCGGAAATGTATATCCTTTAACAGCTCAGGGTTGGAATGCTTTTAAAAAGTAA